The Papaver somniferum cultivar HN1 chromosome 3, ASM357369v1, whole genome shotgun sequence genome includes a region encoding these proteins:
- the LOC113355332 gene encoding mediator of RNA polymerase II transcription subunit 33A-like isoform X1: MAVIGQTATNVWDRVLEVTKTGRSKGIDPVTWVTQISSVLGFGGVSLPSTELANLLVSYICWDNNVPISWKFLEKALTAKMVNPMLVLALLSSRVIPRRRSQPAAYRLFMELTKRHAFSFASQFTGSNDQKCMKAIDDALHLSEIFGLQASEAGILVVEFVFSIVWQLVDATLDDEGLLELTLEKKSRWATRPQDMEIDGDVGFNERSTEHHERLQKANTVFAIDLIGQFLQSKLTSRLLFLARENMQSHWEGFIHRLRLLAAQSSALRSSNTITPETLLQLSSDTRKILSRESKGGLQQEFHAVLASGSLSSSAHSCSSIWLPLDLFLEDTNDGSLVLATSASEILTGFIKSLQAVNGTTWHDTFLGLWFTAIRHVQRERDPIEGPVPRLDTRLCLLLSITTLAIANIIEEEEDAIAAEKEQNSMNNQWTDRQVVGNRRLDLVSSLKSLGDYEALLAPPQSIISAANQAAAKAMMFVSGLSVESGYFDCISMSDMPMNCSGNMRHLIVESCIARNLLDTSAYFWPSYVNGRISQLPHIAPGQVLGWSSLMKGAPLTPAMVNVLVSVPASSLAELEKIFEIAINGSDDEKVSAATILCGASLVRGWNIQEHTVCFITELLSPPVPADYSGSESHLIAYAPLLNTLLVGMAAVDLVQILSLHGLVPQLAGALIAICEIFGSCVPSVSWTLPTGEEINAHSVFSNAFTLLLRLWKFNYPPLEHVIGDVPPVWSHLTLEYLLLVRNSQLVVSGNTSTVQSRSHRKSRVRSSSFVEPIFVDSFPKLKVWYRQHQACLASTLSGLVHGTPVHQIVDNLLNMMFRKTMNKSGNQPLTSGSSSSSGPGSEDASLRPKLPAWEIMEAVPFVVDAALTACSHGRLSPRELATGLKDLADFLPASLGTIISYFSAEVTRGIWKPAFMNGTDWPSPAANLSSTEEQIKRIVAATGVDVPSLVAGGSSPATLPLPLAAFVSLTITYKLDKDSERFLNLAGPALENLAAGCPWPCMPIVSSLWVQKVKRWSDFLIFSASRTVFHHNKDAVVQLLKSCFTATLGLSGSPITSNGGVGALLGHGFGSHFYGGFSPVAPGILYLRVYRCIRNIMFMTEVILSLLMDSVKEIAASELQRQRMEKLKRTKYGTRYGQISLAAAMKQVKLAASLGASLVWLSGGAPLAQRLIQETLPSWFLSVHGSEQEGSCGGMGAMLGGYALAYFAVMCGTFAWGVESVSTASKRRPKVIRTHFQFLASVLDGKISLGCDCATWRAYMLGSLTLMVACTPEWLLEVDVDILKRLCKGLRNWNEEELAVALLGRGGNATMGAAAELIVLSSSE, encoded by the exons ATGGCTGTAATTGGACAAACAGCAACTAATGTCTGGGATCGTGTTTTAGAAGTAACTAAAACTGGCCGGAGTAAAGGTATTGATCCAGTAACATGGGTTACTCAAATCTCTTCAGTTTTGGGTTTTGGGGGTGTTTCTTTACCTTCAACTGAACTTGCAAATCTGTTGGTTTCTTACATTTGTTGGGATAATAATGTTCCAATCTCATGGAAGTTCTTGGAGAAGGCGTTGACTGCTAAAATGGTGAACCCTATGCTGGTTCTTGCTCTACTTTCTTCCAG GGTGATTCCCAGGCGAAGGTCTCAACCAGCTGCATATAGGCTGTTTATGGAGCTAACTAAGAGGCATGCCTTTTCATTTGCATCTCAATTCACTGGTTCAAATGATCAGAA GTGCATGAAAGCCATAGATGATGCTCTTCATCTCTCAGAGATATTTGGTCTTCAAGCATCTGAAGCTGGGATTCTTGTCGTTGAATTCGTGTTTTCGATTGTATGGCAGTTAGTTGATGCAACTTTAGATGACGAAGGGTTGCTGGAACTGACCTTGGAAAAGAAGTCTAGATGGGCGACAAGGCCGCAAGATATGGAAATAGATGGTGATGTTGGCTTCAATGAGAGGAGTACAGAACATCATGAGAGATTGCAGAAAGCAAATACAGTGTTTGCGATAGATTTGATTGGTCAGTTCCTGCAGAGTAAATTGACTTCCAGGCTTCTCTTCTTGGCACGTGAAAACAT GCAGTCACATTGGGAAGGTTTCATTCATCGTTTACGTCTGCTTGCGGCACAGTCTTCTGCATTAAGGAGTTCAAACACAATAACACCAGAAACCCTGCTGCAGTTGTCATCAGATACACGTAAAATTTTGTCTCGAGAAAGTAAAGGCGGTCTTCAACAAGAATTCCACGCAGTTTTGGCTTCTGGGTCTCTGAGTTCATCCGCTCATAGTTGTTCTTCAATTTGGCTTCCTCTTGACCTGTTTCTGGAAGATACCAATGATGGATCACTTGTTTTAGCAACTAGTGCCAGTGAAATTCTTACTG GTTTCATTAAATCTCTTCAAGCAGTTAATGGTACTACCTGGCACGACACCTTCTTAGGTCTTTGGTTTACTGCAATTCGGCATGTTCAAAGG GAAAGGGATCCCATTGAAGGTCCTGTACCTCGCCTTGATACTCGCTTATGCTTGTTACTGTCTATTACCACACTTGCAATTGCCAAtattattgaggaggaggaggatgccATAGCCGCTGAAAAGGAACAAAATAGCATGAATAACCAGTGGACTGACAGACAGGTTGTGGGGAATCGTCGGTTGgatttggtttcaagcttaaaaTCCCTGGGGGATTATGAGGCTTTGCTGGCCCCACCTCAATCTATTATTTCTGCAGCCAATCAGGCTGCGGCAAAAGCAATGATGTTTGTCTCAGGCCTCTCAGTAGAAAGTGGCTACTTTGATTGCATTAGCATGAGTGACATGCCAATGAACTGCT CTGGAAACATGCGGCATTTGATAGTTGAGTCTTGTATTGCTAGAAATCTGCTGGATACGTCAGCATATTTCTGGCCGAGTTACGTGAATGGGCGAATCAGCCAATTGCCTCATATTGCACCTGGCCAAGTGCTTGGTTGGTCATCATTAATGAAAGGGGCCCCATTAACTCCAGCAATGGTAAATGTTTTGGTTTCAGTACCGGCTTCAAG CTTGGCGGAGctcgaaaaaatatttgagatTGCAATAAATGGATCAGACGATGAGAAGGTCTCCGCTGCCACCATTCTCTGTGGAGCATCTCTGGTTCGAGGTTGGAACATACAG GAGCACACTGTCTGTTTTATTACAGAACTGCTATCTCCTCCAGTTCCTGCAGATTATTCCGGGAGCGAAAGTCATTTGATAGCTTATGCTCCTTTGCTGAACACCCTTCTTGTTGGCATGGCAGCAGTTGACTTGGTCCAAATTTTATCGCTGCATGGCTTG GTTCCACAACTTGCGGGTGCATTGATTGCCATCTGTGAGATTTTTGGTTCATGTGTGCCGAGTGTCTCATGGACTCTTCCAACAGGAGAAGAAATCAATGCACATTCAGTTTTTTCGAATGCGTTTACTCTTCTGTTGAGGCTGTGGAAATTTAATTATCCACCTCTTGAACATGTCATTGGAGATGTTCCCCCAGTGTGGTCCCACTTAActcttgaatatcttttgttggTGCGGAATTCTCAATTAGTAGTTTCTGGCAACACATCAACAGTTCAAAGTAGAAGTCACAGAAAATCAAGAGTCAGAAGTTCATCATTTGTGGAACCCATCTTTGTGGACTCGTTTCCAAAATTGAAAGTCTGGTACCGGCAGCATCAAGCATGTTTGGCATCAACCCTTTCTGGTCTTGTGCATGGAACTCCAGTGCATCAAATTGTTGATAACCTTTTAAACATGATGTTCAGGAAGACAATGAATAAAAGTGGAAACCAGCCTCTAACTTCCGGAAGTAGTAGTTCATCTGGTCCTGGAAGTGAAGACGCCTCTCTAAGACCTAAACTACCTGCTTGGGAAATCATGGAAGCTGTTCCTTTTGTGGTCGATGCAGCTCTTACAGCTTGCTCTCATGGAAGACTTTCGCCTCGTGAATTGGCTACAG GCCTCAAAGATCTAGCTGATTTTCTTCCTGCATCATTGGGAACCATTATCAGTTACTTTTCTGCCGAAGTAACTCGTGGAATTTGGAAGCCAGCTTTTATGAATGGAACTGATTGGCCAAGCCCTGCAGCAAATCTCTCGTCTACTGAAGAACAGATCAAAAGAATTGTAGCTGCTACTGGCGTTGATGTTCCGAGCCTTGTTGCAG GAGGAAGCTCTCCAGCAACACTTCCACTACCTTTGGCCGCTTTCGTAAGCCTTACAATAACCTACAAACTCGATAAAGACTCAGAAAGATTCCTCAACCTTGCTGGTCCTGCATTGGAAAACCTTGCAGCAGGTTGCCCGTGGCCATGCATGCCGATTGTGTCTTCCCTGTGGGTCCAGAAAGTGAAGCGCTGGAGCGATTTCCTCATCTTCTCTGCATCACGCACAGTTTTCCACCATAATAAGGATGCTGTAGTTCAGCTTCTCAAGAGCTGCTTTACAGCTACACTAGGCCTTAGTGGTTCACCTATAACGAGTAATGGTGGTGTTGGAGCGCTTCTTGGCCATGGATTTGGTTCTCATTTTTACGGAGGATTTTCCCCTGTTGCCCCTGGGATTCTCTATTTACGAGTATATCGATGTATTAGAAATATTATGTTCATGACGGAGGTGATTCTCTCTCTCTTGATGGACTCGGTGAAGGAAATCGCAGCTAGCGAACTGCAAAGACAAAGAATGGAGAAACTGAAAAGGACCAAATATGGGACGAGATATGGGCAGATTTCTCTTGCCGCAGCAATGAAACAGGTGAAGCTCGCAGCATCACTAGGAGCTTCACTGGTGTGGTTATCTGGTGGGGCACCTCTTGCTCAGCGCTTGATCCAAGAGACATTACCATCATGGTTCCTATCTGTTCATGGATCAGAACAGGAAGGAAGCTGTGGAGGGATGGGTGCAATGTTAGGTGGTTACGCACTAGCATATTTTGCGGTTATGTGTGGAACATTTGCCTGGGGTGTAGAATCTGTATCAACAGCTTCAAAGAGACGGCCTAAAGTAATCAGAACCCACTTCCAATTCCTAGCAAGTGTGCTCGATGGGAAGATCTCACTTGGTTGTGATTGTGCTACATGGCGTGCATATATGTTAGGATCTCTGACTTTGATGGTCGCTTGCACACCGGAGTGGCTGTTGGAAGTGGATGTAGACATCTTGAAGAGATTATGTAAAGGATTGAGGAATTGGAACGAGGAAGAGCTTGCTGTGGCTCTGTTAGGAAGAGGCGGAAATGCGACAATGGGTGCAGCTGCTGAACTGATTGTTTTAAGTAGTAGTGAATGA
- the LOC113355332 gene encoding mediator of RNA polymerase II transcription subunit 33A-like isoform X2 produces MVNPMLVLALLSSRVIPRRRSQPAAYRLFMELTKRHAFSFASQFTGSNDQKCMKAIDDALHLSEIFGLQASEAGILVVEFVFSIVWQLVDATLDDEGLLELTLEKKSRWATRPQDMEIDGDVGFNERSTEHHERLQKANTVFAIDLIGQFLQSKLTSRLLFLARENMQSHWEGFIHRLRLLAAQSSALRSSNTITPETLLQLSSDTRKILSRESKGGLQQEFHAVLASGSLSSSAHSCSSIWLPLDLFLEDTNDGSLVLATSASEILTGFIKSLQAVNGTTWHDTFLGLWFTAIRHVQRERDPIEGPVPRLDTRLCLLLSITTLAIANIIEEEEDAIAAEKEQNSMNNQWTDRQVVGNRRLDLVSSLKSLGDYEALLAPPQSIISAANQAAAKAMMFVSGLSVESGYFDCISMSDMPMNCSGNMRHLIVESCIARNLLDTSAYFWPSYVNGRISQLPHIAPGQVLGWSSLMKGAPLTPAMVNVLVSVPASSLAELEKIFEIAINGSDDEKVSAATILCGASLVRGWNIQEHTVCFITELLSPPVPADYSGSESHLIAYAPLLNTLLVGMAAVDLVQILSLHGLVPQLAGALIAICEIFGSCVPSVSWTLPTGEEINAHSVFSNAFTLLLRLWKFNYPPLEHVIGDVPPVWSHLTLEYLLLVRNSQLVVSGNTSTVQSRSHRKSRVRSSSFVEPIFVDSFPKLKVWYRQHQACLASTLSGLVHGTPVHQIVDNLLNMMFRKTMNKSGNQPLTSGSSSSSGPGSEDASLRPKLPAWEIMEAVPFVVDAALTACSHGRLSPRELATGLKDLADFLPASLGTIISYFSAEVTRGIWKPAFMNGTDWPSPAANLSSTEEQIKRIVAATGVDVPSLVAGGSSPATLPLPLAAFVSLTITYKLDKDSERFLNLAGPALENLAAGCPWPCMPIVSSLWVQKVKRWSDFLIFSASRTVFHHNKDAVVQLLKSCFTATLGLSGSPITSNGGVGALLGHGFGSHFYGGFSPVAPGILYLRVYRCIRNIMFMTEVILSLLMDSVKEIAASELQRQRMEKLKRTKYGTRYGQISLAAAMKQVKLAASLGASLVWLSGGAPLAQRLIQETLPSWFLSVHGSEQEGSCGGMGAMLGGYALAYFAVMCGTFAWGVESVSTASKRRPKVIRTHFQFLASVLDGKISLGCDCATWRAYMLGSLTLMVACTPEWLLEVDVDILKRLCKGLRNWNEEELAVALLGRGGNATMGAAAELIVLSSSE; encoded by the exons ATGGTGAACCCTATGCTGGTTCTTGCTCTACTTTCTTCCAG GGTGATTCCCAGGCGAAGGTCTCAACCAGCTGCATATAGGCTGTTTATGGAGCTAACTAAGAGGCATGCCTTTTCATTTGCATCTCAATTCACTGGTTCAAATGATCAGAA GTGCATGAAAGCCATAGATGATGCTCTTCATCTCTCAGAGATATTTGGTCTTCAAGCATCTGAAGCTGGGATTCTTGTCGTTGAATTCGTGTTTTCGATTGTATGGCAGTTAGTTGATGCAACTTTAGATGACGAAGGGTTGCTGGAACTGACCTTGGAAAAGAAGTCTAGATGGGCGACAAGGCCGCAAGATATGGAAATAGATGGTGATGTTGGCTTCAATGAGAGGAGTACAGAACATCATGAGAGATTGCAGAAAGCAAATACAGTGTTTGCGATAGATTTGATTGGTCAGTTCCTGCAGAGTAAATTGACTTCCAGGCTTCTCTTCTTGGCACGTGAAAACAT GCAGTCACATTGGGAAGGTTTCATTCATCGTTTACGTCTGCTTGCGGCACAGTCTTCTGCATTAAGGAGTTCAAACACAATAACACCAGAAACCCTGCTGCAGTTGTCATCAGATACACGTAAAATTTTGTCTCGAGAAAGTAAAGGCGGTCTTCAACAAGAATTCCACGCAGTTTTGGCTTCTGGGTCTCTGAGTTCATCCGCTCATAGTTGTTCTTCAATTTGGCTTCCTCTTGACCTGTTTCTGGAAGATACCAATGATGGATCACTTGTTTTAGCAACTAGTGCCAGTGAAATTCTTACTG GTTTCATTAAATCTCTTCAAGCAGTTAATGGTACTACCTGGCACGACACCTTCTTAGGTCTTTGGTTTACTGCAATTCGGCATGTTCAAAGG GAAAGGGATCCCATTGAAGGTCCTGTACCTCGCCTTGATACTCGCTTATGCTTGTTACTGTCTATTACCACACTTGCAATTGCCAAtattattgaggaggaggaggatgccATAGCCGCTGAAAAGGAACAAAATAGCATGAATAACCAGTGGACTGACAGACAGGTTGTGGGGAATCGTCGGTTGgatttggtttcaagcttaaaaTCCCTGGGGGATTATGAGGCTTTGCTGGCCCCACCTCAATCTATTATTTCTGCAGCCAATCAGGCTGCGGCAAAAGCAATGATGTTTGTCTCAGGCCTCTCAGTAGAAAGTGGCTACTTTGATTGCATTAGCATGAGTGACATGCCAATGAACTGCT CTGGAAACATGCGGCATTTGATAGTTGAGTCTTGTATTGCTAGAAATCTGCTGGATACGTCAGCATATTTCTGGCCGAGTTACGTGAATGGGCGAATCAGCCAATTGCCTCATATTGCACCTGGCCAAGTGCTTGGTTGGTCATCATTAATGAAAGGGGCCCCATTAACTCCAGCAATGGTAAATGTTTTGGTTTCAGTACCGGCTTCAAG CTTGGCGGAGctcgaaaaaatatttgagatTGCAATAAATGGATCAGACGATGAGAAGGTCTCCGCTGCCACCATTCTCTGTGGAGCATCTCTGGTTCGAGGTTGGAACATACAG GAGCACACTGTCTGTTTTATTACAGAACTGCTATCTCCTCCAGTTCCTGCAGATTATTCCGGGAGCGAAAGTCATTTGATAGCTTATGCTCCTTTGCTGAACACCCTTCTTGTTGGCATGGCAGCAGTTGACTTGGTCCAAATTTTATCGCTGCATGGCTTG GTTCCACAACTTGCGGGTGCATTGATTGCCATCTGTGAGATTTTTGGTTCATGTGTGCCGAGTGTCTCATGGACTCTTCCAACAGGAGAAGAAATCAATGCACATTCAGTTTTTTCGAATGCGTTTACTCTTCTGTTGAGGCTGTGGAAATTTAATTATCCACCTCTTGAACATGTCATTGGAGATGTTCCCCCAGTGTGGTCCCACTTAActcttgaatatcttttgttggTGCGGAATTCTCAATTAGTAGTTTCTGGCAACACATCAACAGTTCAAAGTAGAAGTCACAGAAAATCAAGAGTCAGAAGTTCATCATTTGTGGAACCCATCTTTGTGGACTCGTTTCCAAAATTGAAAGTCTGGTACCGGCAGCATCAAGCATGTTTGGCATCAACCCTTTCTGGTCTTGTGCATGGAACTCCAGTGCATCAAATTGTTGATAACCTTTTAAACATGATGTTCAGGAAGACAATGAATAAAAGTGGAAACCAGCCTCTAACTTCCGGAAGTAGTAGTTCATCTGGTCCTGGAAGTGAAGACGCCTCTCTAAGACCTAAACTACCTGCTTGGGAAATCATGGAAGCTGTTCCTTTTGTGGTCGATGCAGCTCTTACAGCTTGCTCTCATGGAAGACTTTCGCCTCGTGAATTGGCTACAG GCCTCAAAGATCTAGCTGATTTTCTTCCTGCATCATTGGGAACCATTATCAGTTACTTTTCTGCCGAAGTAACTCGTGGAATTTGGAAGCCAGCTTTTATGAATGGAACTGATTGGCCAAGCCCTGCAGCAAATCTCTCGTCTACTGAAGAACAGATCAAAAGAATTGTAGCTGCTACTGGCGTTGATGTTCCGAGCCTTGTTGCAG GAGGAAGCTCTCCAGCAACACTTCCACTACCTTTGGCCGCTTTCGTAAGCCTTACAATAACCTACAAACTCGATAAAGACTCAGAAAGATTCCTCAACCTTGCTGGTCCTGCATTGGAAAACCTTGCAGCAGGTTGCCCGTGGCCATGCATGCCGATTGTGTCTTCCCTGTGGGTCCAGAAAGTGAAGCGCTGGAGCGATTTCCTCATCTTCTCTGCATCACGCACAGTTTTCCACCATAATAAGGATGCTGTAGTTCAGCTTCTCAAGAGCTGCTTTACAGCTACACTAGGCCTTAGTGGTTCACCTATAACGAGTAATGGTGGTGTTGGAGCGCTTCTTGGCCATGGATTTGGTTCTCATTTTTACGGAGGATTTTCCCCTGTTGCCCCTGGGATTCTCTATTTACGAGTATATCGATGTATTAGAAATATTATGTTCATGACGGAGGTGATTCTCTCTCTCTTGATGGACTCGGTGAAGGAAATCGCAGCTAGCGAACTGCAAAGACAAAGAATGGAGAAACTGAAAAGGACCAAATATGGGACGAGATATGGGCAGATTTCTCTTGCCGCAGCAATGAAACAGGTGAAGCTCGCAGCATCACTAGGAGCTTCACTGGTGTGGTTATCTGGTGGGGCACCTCTTGCTCAGCGCTTGATCCAAGAGACATTACCATCATGGTTCCTATCTGTTCATGGATCAGAACAGGAAGGAAGCTGTGGAGGGATGGGTGCAATGTTAGGTGGTTACGCACTAGCATATTTTGCGGTTATGTGTGGAACATTTGCCTGGGGTGTAGAATCTGTATCAACAGCTTCAAAGAGACGGCCTAAAGTAATCAGAACCCACTTCCAATTCCTAGCAAGTGTGCTCGATGGGAAGATCTCACTTGGTTGTGATTGTGCTACATGGCGTGCATATATGTTAGGATCTCTGACTTTGATGGTCGCTTGCACACCGGAGTGGCTGTTGGAAGTGGATGTAGACATCTTGAAGAGATTATGTAAAGGATTGAGGAATTGGAACGAGGAAGAGCTTGCTGTGGCTCTGTTAGGAAGAGGCGGAAATGCGACAATGGGTGCAGCTGCTGAACTGATTGTTTTAAGTAGTAGTGAATGA
- the LOC113355333 gene encoding pentatricopeptide repeat-containing protein At5g19020, mitochondrial-like translates to MSKSFKPTTFLHSVISNPSTLHSNRKWVSKISRNGFTELPNWPKESVSLLFTDDPRVRTKPSYEFALVSALKFCSSHYSISQGEQIHSLVLKSGLVSNIYIQNSLINIYVKCGRIDDAMCLFGSCSVLDTASWNILISGYVKLCRLDNACRLFEEMPNKDCVSFTTMVMGLAQNDRFYDALEVFKEMRLVGVKPNEVTLASVISSYSRLDGICNGSMVHALALKAGLEGFILVSTNLIHIYSVDSRLDDAKGIFNDMRERNLITWNVMLNGFSKAGYVDAARDLFEKFPGKDLVSWSTMIGAFVRKDRLDDALVTLREMVCYGFRPNEVLTVDLVSACGRLMNINGGQQLHCISIKIGLDCYVFMQATIIHFYAACKKMELAHLQFELGCKENISSWNALIAGFLTNGMVDLASKAFNSMPNRDVVSWSTIISAYAQNEQSELAFERFQEMLTSGVQPNEITMVSILSAIAQLGSLKHGKWVHDYILDKSIPLNDNLTAGLIDMYAKCGSIKEALELFNQERNRAKSVSPWNAIIFGAAVHGNPETSLRIFSDLENTHLKPNSVTFLGVLTACCHAGLVEQGESYFKCMKQFYNIDPNIKHYGCFLDLLGRAGRLEEAERTIASMPMKADVVIWGTLLAACKTHGNVEIAEKAAVSLEKLEPTHGGGRVLLSNTYADAGRWDEVFLVRNAMLRQGVQKVPGCSDVS, encoded by the coding sequence ATGAGTAAATCCTTCAAACCCACCACATTCCTTCACTCTGTAATCTCAAACCCTTCAACCTTACATTCAAATAGAAAATGGGTTTCAAAAATATCAAGAAACGGATTTACAGAGCTGCCAAATTGGCCTAAGGAAAGTGTCTCATTATTGTTCACTGATGACCCGCGGGTTCGAACAAAACCAAGTTATGAATTCGCTTTAGTTTCAGCTCTTAAGTTCTGTTCATCCCATTATTCGATATCACAAGGAGAACAGATTCATTCTTTAGTATTGAAATCTGGGTTGGTCTCAAATATATATATTCAGAATAGTTTGATTAATATATATGTAAAGTGTGGTAGAATTGATGATGCAATGTGTTTATTTGGTTCATGTTCGGTTTTGGATACTGCTTCATGGAATATATTGATATCTGGGTATGTAAAGCTTTGTAGATTAGATAATGCTTGCAGATTGTTTGAAGAAATGCCGAATAAAGATTGTGTATCTTTTACCACAATGGTCATGGGTTTAGCTCAAAATGATAGATTTTATGATGCTTTAGAGGTTTTCAAGGAAATGAGACTTGTGGGAGTGAAGCCAAATGAGGTTACGTTGGCGAGTGTAATCTCGAGTTATTCGCGTCTAGATGGGATTTGTAATGGAAGTATGGTTCATGCATTAGCCCTTAAAGCTGGGCTTGAAGGTTTTATCCTTGTTTCCACTAACTTGATTCATATTTATTCAGTTGATTCCAGATTAGATGATGCAAAAGGGATCTTTAATGACATGCGAGAACGCAATCTTATTACTTGGAATGTGATGCTGAATGGGTTTTCAAAAGCTGGGTATGTTGATGCTGCcagagatctttttgagaaatTTCCTGGAAAAGATTTGGTTTCTTGGAGTACGATGATTGGTGCATTTGTGAGAAAAGATAGGTTAGATGATGCTTTGGTAACATTACGAGAGATGGTGTGTTATGGTTTCAGACCCAACGAGGTCTTGACTGTGGATTTGGTTTCTGCCTGTGGACGTTTGATGAATATTAACGGAGGTCAGCAGTTGCATTGTATAAGCATAAAGATTGGCTTGGATTGCTATGTGTTCATGCAAGCAACAATAATCCATTTCTATGCAGCTTGTAAGAAGATGGAACTAGCTCATTTGCAGTTTGAATTAGGGTGTAAAGAAAATATCTCGTCATGGAATGCTCTTATTGCTGGTTTTCTTACAAATGGCATGGTTGATTTAGCAAGTAAAGCATTCAATTCAATGCCAAACAGAGATGTCGTTTCGTGGAGCACTATAATTTCAGCTTACGCTCAAAATGAGCAATCTGAATTAGCATTTGAACGCTTTCAAGAAATGCTGACTAGTGGAGTTCAACCTAACGAAATCACTATGGTAAGCATTCTCTCTGCCATTGCTCAGTTGGGTTCATTAAAACATGGAAAATGGGTTCATGATTACATACTTGATAAATCCATTCCTTTGAACGATAATTTAACCGCGGGACTAATTGATATGTATGCCAAGTGTGGGAGCATTAAGGAAGCCCTAGAGCTGTTCAATCAAGAACGAAACAGGGCAAAGTCAGTTTCACCATGGAACGCAATTATCTTTGGGGCAGCTGTGCATGGGAACCCTGAAACGTCGCTTAGAATATTCTCGGATCTGGAAAATACCCACTTAAAACCTAATTCAGTCACATTCTTAGGTGTGCTGACTGCATGTTGCCATGCCGGATTGGTTGAGCAAGGGGAGAGCTATTTTAAGTGTATGAAGCAATTTTACAACATCGATCCAAATATTAAGCACTATGGGTGTTTCCTCGATCTTTTAGGCAGAGCCGGGCGGTTAGAAGAGGCCGAGAGAACGATAGCAAGTATGCCAATGAAGGCTGATGTCGTGATATGGGGCACGTTGTTAGCTGCCTGCAAGACTCATGGAAATGTTGAAATTGCAGAGAAGGCTGCAGTGAGTCTTGAGAAGTTGGAGCCAACTCATGGTGGCGGTAGAGTTCTGCTGTCAAATACATATGCAGATGCAGGGAGGTGGGACGAAGTTTTCTTAGTTAGAAATGCAATGCTGCGCCAGGGAGTGCAGAAGGTGCCTGGCTGCAGTGATGTTTCTTGA